The sequence acacacaatTTTAAGTTTCACAGCTCAGATAAGTGACATCTCCCTGATTTGGATGACGGGTAGCTTATTAGATTCTGATGGGGAATCCAGTTGGCATGTCCATCGAGCATAAACCAATCAGCCAACACATTTGCACTGGCAAATGTTGTCCTATCTGTCATCcatgtgcatgcttgtgtttgtACTGGAAAACATGTGATATACAACTTTTCAATGCCTCGTTTTCCCCTTTGATGTGTTTTGGGTTAGCCAAAACTAGCCTGTGTGCACACACTTACATTAGCTTTGGCTGGTAAGACTGCTAGTTCACTTGTGATGAATAAAATGGTGCGTGGATTTGGGGTAAGACAAGGCCATCAAGTCATCAGTTGAAGAGGGTAAATGCAGCGTAGCCTACATGTGTGAGCTTTTGGTAAGAGTGTGAAATGGAGCagacaacaatgaaaaaaactACATAATGGTGATTGGCTTACACACAATGGCTAAAAATAGTGAAATCCATTTTGAGTCAACAATATCTCAGTTCTATTCAACATGCTCATGTTCTCAACCTCCCTCATTAAGCAATTCATTTGATTAATTCAGTGCCAGTGATATAGCCTAGTTGCCATGAATTAAACAATATCCAATCCGATTCAGCAACTTACTTGATAAGTCGTTCACTCTCTGAACAAGTTATACAGTCAGGATTCACATGGAAGTCGACTGGAGTACTTTGTTCATATACATAAAAGTTAGTGAGTGATTAGGAGCCGTTCCTGGAAAGGCATTTGTCAAATGCTGCTGTTGATTAAATATGTAGTCAGTTATGTTCTAAAGTGACAGAAATCACTCACTTTAAAGACTCGTTCAATAAgagttatttgtttgtttatgtaaagCCACACTGATGAGTAGGATAGTAGTACACAGTTCATACAGTATGAGCAAAGTGCGAGCAAGGCTGTTGCCAATGCAGTCGAAAAGACTTCCGTGAATCGCATTTTATAATCGCTTTTTAGGCCTTTTGACTTGCCGTAGTTGTGAGCTACGGCGCGCGACGCCGACTGGTAACAGTGGGAAATTTGTACTTTCgcagggaagtgtgtgtgtgtgtgtgtgcgcagtacTCCTCCAAAACATGGCTCACAACTTTCAAACctcaactctttctctcactttacCCATATCGTGCCAGATATGCCTCGGAAAGGTAACTGCCGTTCAAATTTATAAACACTAACGTCCGTCAGCAGCTAGCTTCAGACAAAGATGATGTGCTTCATGCGATAACTAACTCCTAACGTTAACTGCCAGTCAGCTACATTAAACTCAAGCTCTTCAGTTTGTAACAGAACGGGCAAGTCACTCATGTAGCTAACTAACTTTAATCATGTTTTCGTGTCAAACGCTACATAATGTACTTTATTGGAACAGTTAGCTCAAAATGTGCCAAAACAAGCTAAGTTTTCTTTCGGTACAGGTTCGGCAGCCGGTCATTTGTGCCAACTACCACGTGTTCTGTTCAACCTGCATGGAAATGTGGTTAAAGAAAGCCAGCCAGTGTCCCACCTGCAGAGTCCCTATCACGGCAGAAAACCCCTGCAGAGAAATCATTGGTGAGTAGCAGGCTACAATCAAATGCCAACAGAGACACAAACTGTCCTTAACACAgacaaaagaagagaggagggggaaactGAGACTTCAAGTGCGCCCCAGCATCTCTGAGTCAGTTGGTCATGATGACATCATGTCAGATAAGAAAGGACTTTTAAAGTTGCAGTCAGTTTAAATGTTTCTGGTTTTTCAATAGCCATTAGTCATGGTTATGCTTTTGTCCTTGTTGACGACTCTTATTTTACAAAGAAATCAAACATGATGTTTGATTGGGCTTTGCTGAGCAGATGTCAGACATGCATCTAGTTTGCTTCCTGGATAACTTGTCTCTTCCCTGTGTCTGATGCAGCTTCagtttgttttaagaaaaatacactgaatCATGACTGAAATGGACTGTTTACAATCCATCCGTCTGACAGCGGATGAGACAGCAGTTGATTTGTTGTGCACATgctgaatggaaatgtgcaatggtggtgttgtggtgaaataaacacattttactcTTGAGATGAACTTTGAAaccattttgaaatgtattgcATGGGTACCAACTCAACCAACCAAACAACCTGTGTAAACAAGGACTAATAGTGAGGAGTGACAGCCAGCTCCATTACAACAATTATATTAGCTATATTAAACAGCTTTATTATTCTTAAGTGTTAGTAAACTATCCATTATACCTGCACATTATTTACTTATTGTATTTCTAATAGTGATACCATAGTCGCTTACGCCACTACATGCCTGTTAGTGTCATTTGTGGAGCTCTACAGTCAGGACAGATTTCTCTATCGATCccaaacatttcagaaaatccaGCTGCGCATGTAGAGCTGCAGATTACAGAGATACAATACCTATAAGTTTCTCAGGCAGCCACACTGGTGTTTTAGCTGAATTAGTAGAGCAGCAGACTTTCATGCGAGGGTCCTGGGTTCTAATCCCAGCGTTAGCAAATGATGACTCTTGACTCTTGAACCCAGTAAGTACAGAATGTTTCTGATACGGTCAATTTAGGATTTTTGAGATATAAAGAAACTAAGAAAACAGTTACGCCCCACACCAGAATTGATCTTTTGATAACATTGACTGATGTTGCACACAGTTAAGAATAGACCTAAATAACAGATTAGGCCTATTCGTGAGTATCATTATTAGTGCCTGCACAATCTAAACAAGTACAGGCCTAGTTTAGGCTACCACTTTTCACAACCGCCCCAATAAGGTAACGTGCCCCAATCTGGTCACAGTTTATCACAAACATGCTTGTTTGTGATTGACAttgcagtgtttggtttgctgtaaaacataagCTTGAATGTCATCACTCATTAAGTGCATGTGTTTTAGGTGTGAAAAAGCTAAGAGTAATTATCATGAGCAATTATAGTCaacagaaaacttcaatcatgACATTCATGGTTTCAAGAAAATATGTGAACACATCCAAGTCAGTGCTTTGAACCGTCAATTATATTCATATTTCTGCTTTTCCCCAGATTTTTCTGGGTGATGTCTCTAAAATTGCACCAGATAGATGTATTAGgcaatgatttttgtttttgtaactcTCCCCGGTAGGATGCCCCCAGACTCCCCTACAAGGGTTATGTCGTTGTCTCTTGGCTAAGCCTGATATTATACAATCCTAATCAAGCCCCTGCATACGCAACAGACTAGACCTTCCTGTTGGAGGACAGAATTGTTGGTTGCtaactgttttttgttgacagagtaaaaataatattataatcctTGATTTTAAGGTGAAAGACAAACTAATGCATATAGTTAGTGTAGTTGATTAGTAGTTAATTCAGTCTCATTAAAATTTGGCCATGGACATTTGAAAAGGGGTAATGGAGAAACcatggaaaagttttggaatttcATGAGTGAATAGGGGTGGGAACCCTGTATGTATTTTGTTGTCTAGTCTaattctctgtttctgtctggtcCATTTCTCtactcctgtatttctgttacAGGAGGCACCAATGAGAGTGAGCACAGTGAGAGCCATTCTGTGAAGAAATGTCTCCGAAAAACCAGAGGAGAACTGCTTCTGCGGGAGTATGAGGTATTGTTTCATCATACCATTATAAAGGTAGATTCAAGGGTatgttttcactgcaaaaacaagCAGGATGATTCTCTTGACATGATAAATTTCCAAACATGCTGTCTTGAAAGGCATAAACTGGCAGTGTGCAGGCCTGTTGTGCAGTTTATCGCCACAGAAATGTCAGCCTAGGCTATGGGATACTTTGGTGGTTCCACATTTTAAGTGTATACCTGTGCCAACTTTGGCTTTGAGAATAGCCGCTTAagagacagaattattgacggatagatttctgtctgttggtttgttttggaacgtcaacatggtgggagaggcagaagtACAGGcaaagctttgctcataacagTACTACttaatagaaaaaagaagaaacagactatacagtagAAATTAAATAAGacactgacctggaaaacctagTCATCCCAACGCTATACCGGCTTTCTCCGCTTTATCTCTGTTTTGGTCATACCGTTGTCTCTGTGCTCGCCGgtattttttcaaaaacaaacgtaggaacgcctctgattagCTAAACAGATGGTGACGAATCAGTCTGTCCAGAAgaagttcaactgggttgaactttctgtccgtaaaaacacagatggaaatctgacagagacgGACCTAAGACCTAAGATTTGATGTGAAGCAGCTGAAGTGCTGCATCTTGATAGTCCAAGTTCAGCAAATAGTGGAGGATGAGATGTTCAAAGATGCAGTCTCATCAGTCTGATCTATTCACATTTATTGTCCCTCAAATGCAGTGTGTTATTATATGATGCCAACTCATTGGACTCAACTCAGCTGCCAACTCATTGGAGCCTGAACAGAGTATGGCAGATAGTAGGAACCAACCAAGGATTGATTATTTCAAATTACATGATAGCATTCAGCCATGTTTACCCccaaagagaggaaaacaacaatatATTTTACAGTGGTAATGGTGGTGACATCCCCAACCCTGTGGTAAGCCTCCGTATACTGTGATGTGGCATTATTGCGGTTATTATTACAACCCTATTTCTCTGTTCCATCttcttcagtgtgtttcagtttcaGGTCATTTCTATCTCAACAGGATGAAATTGAAGGACTCcacagagaaaatgaggagCTGAAAACAAAAAACCAAACTCTGGAGTCACAACTGAAGACGGCCCTGGATCCCTGCAGCATTAATGCAGTGCAAACAGACGACAAAAGAGTTGACCCCAATGTCCTGGAAGAATGGACAAACAAGTTGAGAGCTGCCTCAGATGTTTGCAGTAAAATAAAGCAGGACATGGATAAGCTTAAGGAGGTATGCAACCTATAATACTCCAAAAATTGCACATTTTttgatactctattgatcctTGAAGGAGAAATTTGcctttccctcctccacagggaggtcagagcacaggctcagctacagagcaatGCCCCTAGAGCTGGTAAGGgattagtgtcttgctcaagggcacttaagcagggcagatgcttgccatCAGGCGGGGATGAAGTGCAGTCTCCCTAAtcactacatttacatttgggCCTTAAACCTCAATGCATTGACGTATAAAAAGTTAATTCCCTGACGCTGAATAAATTGCAGTGGTAGTTATTTTGTACAAACTAATGGCATAGCCTGCTTTTAATGTCCATCAGTGCACACACAGGTGGAATTTCAAATACCTTATAATTGTAGTCTTTCTAGAACAGGTTAAAGCTTGATATATGAAATCAATATATTAAATCAATATGTAAACATTCTGCATAGCCTTGTTAAAAGCTTACCACACTATTCCTCTGCCTGACACTTTCAAAACGAGAAAGAGctatattaaaggataaggctggtgttttttaatgcattgcttaccgtcaacaaatcctatgaaaataacaaaatcaacaatgcatttgctctactcccgttactttctgacttcccacgtaccgtttttagccgtcaacccggaagtcatttgtcaattgtaagctaaaaaccttgaaatacagctcacaaagacatagtttcaattttaaaaatctaactgttaccacaaaaactcaggctgttgtagttattaccaaatccaattcaaatgggaacaaattcttcattacgccggggactattttcggtgctacggaactactttcctgagatcgcaaacgtgtttacagccggcttattaagttgtttgaggaaaaagtcggctggcccggtgcatcgtgatgatgaaatatgctgcccagagcaacggcatggctctttgacgtgtttttaataattttttttaatacaatggagttctatggctgctgggacatggcttcattgggcaccggctacatggacgagacttgttggtaaaacaaaatcattgctgattttgttattttcataggatttgttgacggtaagcaatgcattaaaaaacaccagccttatcctttaagactaACACACTACAACATACTAAAATTTCATCAGAGTAGAAATGTCAAAAGTGTTCATCCCGGTTCCTCATTTCATATTAATGAAATGGGTAAACACAATGATtagttttcttttgtttaccCAATTAAAAGTTGAAAgagttgttattattattacacaagGACTGTAGGTTTGGTGGGAACACTTTTATCACAGTCACTTTTATGGATAGTAACACTAGGATAAAGAAAAGCTTACTTCATATGAATATGATAACcgtaaaaaaaaagtactttgCATAAATATTAGACTGGATTGATTTGATTGAAAGGTAAGTTGATACCTGTACGGAATGATTTGTTATGTGCTGAAACTGTTACTTTCCCCCATCCTTAGGCAAATAAGACACTGCGGTCTCAAAACGTCGACCTTGTACAAGAGAATATGCGATTGAAAGCAGAGGTGGCGAGCAGATCTCCTCAGAAGTATGTATCCTTCTTAATGTTCCGTCTCTGAAAATTACTTGCAGTCAACTCAAAGAACAAAATGCTATTGACCCTTTGCAGATTTTTGTTAAAGCAGCATACTGGcattataattttgttttctcGTCTAAATTTAGTCTGTTTGCTTAAATGAGTCATACTGTTTGTGTCATCTATTCATCTAATCTACAAATTTGTCTGCATTTTGCCCTGTCACTCCCAGTGACTCAAATACCTTTTTGAAAATACATCTCAAACAGGATTGGCAGCTTTGGGTGCTTGAGCCCTGTTAAACTAGTGGCCTATGAAACTATCATCATGTAACTGAATCATAACTGTATAATTCCAAAATACCAAAGATATTCATGAGGAACATGGGATAGCAGCACGGCAAGACTTGGTCTcagtttaccatttttttttattttggcttcatCAGGCTATCGGCATCAAGcctgctctgatgaaggctttaTGCCAAAACGCGTTAGCCAGatgaaaccaaaataaaaaaaatgttaaaccgAGACCAAGTCCTGCTGTTTTCTGGATTTTTGGAGTGCCGATATCCCATGTTCCTCATGGCTTTCCTCATGTTTTAGTGATAGCAGAACACCCAGCCAAAAGGGCTACAAGAGGGAGCGCACCTGCTGTACATTTGAACCAAAGATGTTCATGTTTTGAGGTTCATCAATGTCCCAAACTTCGGTGCCTAGGGAAAGATCACGGCTCATGGCAACTGGCAATCTGCAGGCTGCCAGTTGCCCATCTGAGCTGACCCTGTTGATGGTGTGTATTAAGATTGGCTTTTAATCACTCGCATCACATAGAAAGAAATGGCAAAACTGACCCCATGTCAGCATTTCAGGGGCATTATTATGTATGTCCTATCATATTTTCCAAAACGATTTTTATGACAGTATTTGGCACATGCCTCAAGATTGTTGTCACAGATAGCTTGTACAGACAAAATTAAGTCTTCTGAGAGCATTTCAGATGCACTTTTGAGGCACTGGGAGCTATGAGGTAATTCAGTTTCAATTCAGTGATTCTGACAATGGAAATGGATGCAACTAAAGATATCTGGTGTAGTTGTATGTCATCACTTACCGCTGAAGTTAGTAACGCCTGGTTGATTCTCTAGTCCTACCTTCCTCAGTCATTGCAGGATGGCCTCTAAATGTTTTATCCAATCAAACCTTTAGAGATCACTTTCTAAATTTAATCTCCAAATGATGAAGTTAAAAACAAGTAACATCTTTCAACCTTCAGCCAGCTATGACACTATAAGTAAGTGGACATCAGGCCGGTATAGGAAGTtggtaaaatatttttaaaggaTAAAGAACTAATCAGCGTATTGGCCATCTAGAAGCAAAActgtttaaacacacacaaaaaatcatATTGCATGCATGTATCTCTAATTGATATGCAGGCTACTCCTCAATcaaactgtttatttttctgttttgctcaGTTCTTCATCCAAACAGTCTGCGAATCTTAGCTCCCCACTGCATGTAAAATAAATGCAcatctattgattttttttttttatatcaactGCTTGTTGTAGTATGTTGGCGTGGCCAATGATGGATGCATTAGAAATGGAGCAGTCTTATTGGTTATTGAGCCTAATAATATTTAAGTCGACATATTAAAGTCATATCATGTTaacaatgttttttatttctcatgGTTGTATTTTCTTGTCCATTCAAATGGACTACCTTCTATTAGGGAAACTTGGTCAAGGACATGACAGATTTAAACAaagatgtatttttatgtgttttgctgtatttttgttgtatattttatgttgtgttttctgtcacaCACTTGACCAAACAAACACTAAAGCCCTGCCAGgataattatttttattctggCCTTATTGATCCTTGAATTCTTTCAAGGATCAGTCACATTGTATTTCCTCAGTCACATCATATTTTCTCCATGAAACTTAGCCTGTGAAGTTAAAGACACTAAATGATCTGTCCTCAGGTTTGGCCGTTATACAGTGGCAGCACTGGAGGCAAAAATCCAGCAATATGAGCGTGATGTGGACCACCTGAAGAGGGCTTTGGAGCGCAGTGACCAGTACATTGAAGACCTGGAGTCTCGGGTCAGCGAGTGTGAGAGGAGACCTCCGGAAACGCAGGACGCATGTGGGGATAGCAAGGCTGGGTCAGAAACTGTCATGGAGCAACAGAGAATCAAAATGATGAAGAGAAGCTTGAGCGACACAGAGAGGGAGTCTATCTGCAGCAATCCAGAAGCAGAATGTCAAACACTCTCTGGCAATCACAGTTTGATCTTCACACCCTCTGCAGGACTTCCCGATCACAGAGAGTTTGGTGAGAAACTGACTGGACAACAGAAAGATAAGGACTTGGAAAGCACCTCCTCTGCACACTTTTCGCCCTCCACTCCGTCCTCCGCCTTCCGTTCCCTGACTCTGAAAAGCCCCGGCATCCGTGAGAAGAAAGTTGCTTTTAAGCCCATGTCCTATCTGAGGAGGCTCAATTTTGAAGAGTTTCCTGGTCTTGGGAACAGTGGCAGTACTCCCTCCACCACAGAGAACCAATTCTCCAGCGTCTCTAAATTCCCCAGTGGCTTGCCGCCCGGCACTGAGGTGAAGCCCTCAGAATCCGACTTCTGGGGCGCTTGGCAGAGCTCCCAATCTAATGACCAGTCCGATCCAGGCCCGAGTAAAGAAACTTCACCAATGGTTAAAGGAGCCGCGTCCCATAATCTCCTAGGTAACGAGCCTGATGGCTTCCAGATGTCCAGTGAGGCATCCATGGACGCAGCTTACCTCGACAAAATCTCCGAGTTGGACTCCATGATGCTGGACGGAGAGAGTTCCAGTAGCCGGGGCTCGCAGCTCTCCCTCGCTTCCTTGCCTCCCGCAGACTTGGATGTCACTCTCGTCCCAGAACCAAAAACCTGCTCCGATATCTCCACAGGCTGCAGTGGTAAAGGTGAAGCTGCGATGGAGGGTCGTTTGACTTCATGTGACGTCATGGATGGCACCTTGAAAGACACGGGGGAGGAAAGAGCTGCTAGACCGGCGCCAGGTACGGAGGATGACGCCCATGGGA is a genomic window of Centroberyx gerrardi isolate f3 chromosome 1, fCenGer3.hap1.cur.20231027, whole genome shotgun sequence containing:
- the obi1 gene encoding ORC ubiquitin ligase 1 gives rise to the protein MAHNFQTSTLSLTLPISCQICLGKVRQPVICANYHVFCSTCMEMWLKKASQCPTCRVPITAENPCREIIGGTNESEHSESHSVKKCLRKTRGELLLREYEDEIEGLHRENEELKTKNQTLESQLKTALDPCSINAVQTDDKRVDPNVLEEWTNKLRAASDVCSKIKQDMDKLKEANKTLRSQNVDLVQENMRLKAEVASRSPQKFGRYTVAALEAKIQQYERDVDHLKRALERSDQYIEDLESRVSECERRPPETQDACGDSKAGSETVMEQQRIKMMKRSLSDTERESICSNPEAECQTLSGNHSLIFTPSAGLPDHREFGEKLTGQQKDKDLESTSSAHFSPSTPSSAFRSLTLKSPGIREKKVAFKPMSYLRRLNFEEFPGLGNSGSTPSTTENQFSSVSKFPSGLPPGTEVKPSESDFWGAWQSSQSNDQSDPGPSKETSPMVKGAASHNLLGNEPDGFQMSSEASMDAAYLDKISELDSMMLDGESSSSRGSQLSLASLPPADLDVTLVPEPKTCSDISTGCSGKGEAAMEGRLTSCDVMDGTLKDTGEERAARPAPGTEDDAHGSEGPSQTDELSFDLLFDQLEDNKDGSSGSLSPAGKHHDHHVNPASSSSSKPVNTTRDRQTLNISQPTKRKSHSPFNTSSPTKLSKLM